ctaattaaTTAGCCATGCTTATCTGTTATTTGTCCTATTTGCTGTAATTGCATTCTATCtgtgttttatttgtttatcttaTATGTCTTTGCAATTGAGAGATCCCTTATGTTGGCGGAGGTAATGCTGAGAGTAGTTCTACCTGTGATTAGGAGGTTTGGGTTGACAGGGGGTAAAGACTTAGATTAGAACTAGAACCCATAAATAGATTTCTGGATTTCTGGTTTAGTACACTTTTTAAGTTTAAATCTGAGTATCGAAATTTTAGGATCGCCTCTGCCTTTTtcgggaccttatatattaattatgtgGGTATcattaccatactgagaacatccatttctcattccatacatatttCTACTGTTTTTTCATATGCAGGTCGAGATGCACCTCGGTGAGCGTTTGGAGGTCTCTATGCAAGTGAAGATATCACTTTTGGGGATATTATATTTTGGTTTTAGgctatgtatttatgtatataaattctcCATATGAATATGTTGTATTCTACCCTCTTAGAGGTTACTTTTGGAAAAACATGTGTTTTATTTCTGATTTGGGATAACTTTGGAGCTatgtatatatctatatatgaaTACTCCAGCTGACCTTGACTTCACAAGTCGAGTCTGGAGTTTgatattttgtatcttttggtATTCTGCTCTTTATGTATATAAGTTTTATCCTTTCTTTTATCTGGTTATCTTTTTACGTGTGTGATGCGCTTTTCTTTTTGCagtttttgtttaagtttttcTTCAAGACTCCTAATTACAAATTCtttcaactatatatatatattaccttAGAAGTCGTAATACatcaccacctctattttatgatttaagtATAAAGCTCTATATAGTAGAGTATTACACTGAAggctagaatttttttttttttggatcagATTAAGAGATTAGTAGGAGATTGGATTTAGGCTTGGGCAAGAGTCTAAGGATAGagttctaattatatttttaaatttttaagaatttaaatatttgtaaataaaaaatcaaaaatatatatttttttctcaaaaaattcTAGCAtgattcaatttaaattatataaattaatcggatctaataattataatatgaacaattaaatttattattaatactataataaattaattttattctgatttatttaaaaataaattattaatcgaTTTAATAAATAAGTCTTGTAACACATGTAAGGTCTTAAAAAAAACATTCTTTTGCGTGATAAAGTGACTCGTATAATATACCTTAACATTAACAATTAACCAATCCTTGTTCACCACCAACTACTCTGACTTTTCCTGTTGGCTCATGGCTGCAATGACTTCTATTTCCGTAGCCAAGGCTGATGACGAAGAGGTTACCATTCATATCCCAAACCTTGTGAAGGTTTTCAAGGACGGGTCCATTGAGCGCCTCCAAAGCTCTCCACTTGTTCCACCTTCGACTCTTGGATCAGTTTCTTCCAAAGACATCGTCATCTCCAGCAACCCCTCCATCTCCGCGCGTCTATACCTTCCAACAAAGCTCATCCACCACCACGACACCCACAAAGTCCCCATCTTGGTGTACTTCCACGGCGGAGCCTTCTTCTTTGAATCTGCCTTCAACGAGCGCCACCACAACTACTTCAACTTGTTCCTCTCCAAAGCAGAAGCAGACATCTTAGTTGTCTCTGTTGACTACAGGCTGGCACCGGAGATCCCTCTCCCCGCAGCATATCATGATTGCTGGCAAGCACTCAAATGGGTGGCTTCCACTGATTCTGATCCATGGATCCTCAACCATGGCGATTTCCAAAGAGTGTTCCTCGGCGGCGACAGTGCCGGTGCTAACCTTGTTCACAACGTTGCTTTGCGTGCTGGTGCTGAAGCTCTACCTAACGGGGTCAAAGTGTTGGGTGCTTTTCTCTCTCAGCCATACTTCTTGAGCACAAAACCCATCGGATCTGAAGCAGTGGAAGGGCACGAGGAGAGTCCACCGTATGTGGTGTGGGGTTTGGTGTATCCGAATGCGCCAGGCGGGTTGGATAACCCACTGATCAATCCCTTGGCCCCTGAGGCTCCCAGCTTGGCTACTCTTGGGTGCTCCAAGATAATAGTTTGCGTTGCTGAAAAGGATTCATTAAGGGACAGAGGGGTTTGGTACTATCAAGCTGTTAAGAACAGTGGGTGGCATGGTCATCTGGAACTCTACGAAGCGGAACACGAGGACCATGTTTTTAACATTCACACTCCCGAATCCGAAAATGCTTTGAAACTCATGAAACGCTTGGCTCACTTTATCCTTCACTGAATCTTATAAcgtgtcttcttcttcttagttACATATTACTGGCATGCtactgaaaattaaaattaagggATGTATTGCAATTTGTGTGCTAGTGAGTAATTTTGCATTTGCCAAAGTTTCTTTCATAATACTCGATAATTAAAGTGATGGGTATGCAAGTTCTTGCCTTAAGTGTTGGTGTCTAATGTCTATACCTCTCAACGCAATTCTCCGtttgaattttcaaatttcaactatcgtttattttctctttcaatgTAAGTTTCTGGTGGTTGTAGTCATCTaatctaattatctaataataataaaaaaagtttaagagctaataattttattaaattctagTTAATatgtagaaaaaataaattattgaataaaattttatactaaTTCCAtaccattaaaattattttaataactatttaatagttataaattacaaaaattactcGCCTCTAGCAATTTTTTCGTAATTAGCATTTTTTCgtaataataatagaaacaatgaaaatattacaCCCTTATCTGAAGGATGATGGGtctatgattaataatatttggTTCTGATTCCCTGGGCCCCGCCCTAaagttttttatctttttcctcCTTCACCACAACAAACATGAGTTGCCCTTGCATCCGACATAAATTTATTTCTGCGTTTTTAATACcaaatactaattattattaaatttacatattatatataactatctttaaaaaattttaaaattttttattttttataataaagcTCAGCTTAACAAAGAAAAGATATTTGAGTTGAAGAAGACGACTCATTGAAAAGACGTGATAAAAAAAAACCATTAAAAGGAAAACTTTAGCTAGGTGAATTTGACTTGCAATCCTTCTGAAAGTCAATTTTGCAGAAAAAGGGTTTATCTTGGGTAGGAATTCGGCAGATCTTGCGTGTCACTGTCACGTTTTGCACTTAACAATAATAAGTTTTGATATTCCTCTAAAAATAAGTTTTGCAATCCCTTTGAAGATTTGTACCAAAGTACATTACCTATTTAGGCTTAGTTTGGCAAAGCTTTCTGAAGATAtgcttgtgctttttaaaagcTCCAATTCCTcattttgtatttgataaatCAAAAAGATTATGTGCTTGTGCTTGCAGCTTTTAAAAGATCGGGATACTTTTGAAAGCACCTAGGATAGAACTTTTCAAAGTTGGcttgtgtttttcaaaatttaaaagtctaatataacctcatatgttaactaattttcaaatttaatgtttgcatttatgtctattatagtatttttaaattttaaaagctattttaccaaacacaattgatgttgcttatgtttattaaaagttgtttttgatttgatttaccaaacataaatgctacaatttttaaaaagccatcttttaaaagttaacttttataagctatttttaaaaagtaaaagttttaccaaactaagcctTAATCAAATGAATAATAAGATCAGACCGGTgttaattatattatcatttTACACTTAACAAAGAGAAAAACTtccttttaaatatatattttttaagttaaacaCAAAGAAGGAAGCTGAAAGTGGAAAGATATCTATCTATATATGACAACAATAGTAACTCCCTTCAATAATCAATAATGTTTAAAAAGAGCCGGTTGTTACTTCTAATTAGGTGGTTACCGCAAGCAGCGGCAAATATATATGTGAGCCGTTAATATATACATGCGAAACTTGTAttacaaatcaaaatttgattgcACCATTTTACTGCTCCCACATTTTGTGCTTCATTACGCTTTCTCCTGCATACTATCATCCTCGCTTGCTTCCCTTTGCATATAGTCTCATCAGTTCAGAATCAAACAGATCGCTCGATTACATTTTTAAAGGCAAGATTTGTGGACTAGCCAACTTACTAAAgtatatgttttcttttctgttgTTTACTTTTGCTGACCGACCAAACACTTTCCATTGTTTGATCTTCCTGTTTTACtcctttttggatttttcaaaccGACTATCATGCCACTTAAAACTATAAAATCAAAATACGTCTTTCCACGCTATTCATTTGTAATTCACcccatttatgatttttatgtCACTTTATTTGGCCTGCAGTTTATTCTTTCGTTTGCCGCTTTACCTTAATactatatatcattggaaactGTATTATTATGTTAACAtaaattattatagattatACTCATCAtagtttattatataatttaccCTGTAGTCCTGTACAATGTTGGcttagtcaaattatttaaacttCAGAGTACGTGTGTCCAACTTTTCATGCGTTTAAAGGAAGGAAGAGggaaaacaataataaagatTGTTAACGTTTAAttgaatatttaatattttcaagtTTTATCCCCAATTTCAAGAAGAATAAAGGCTTCTGCCTTCTGGTTAGTGTAACACCTGTTCCTGCATGTTGTAATAGTCATCACATGTTGTAGGTCTGATTGCAATGGCAATGGATGGTGTGGAGTGGAACTTCCTTAAAGGACCTATTTCAATAAAGTTATGGCCTCTTAGTCAGAACACCAGAGACAAGATTGTGAAGCGAATAACCAAGCACCTGAGCACTAATAAGTCTATTTTCACGCAGAATTTTGGGACATTGGATATGGAAGAGGCCATGAAGAAGGCCAAAGGAATTGAAGATGCGTCTTTTGCCATAGCAAGCCTTCACCATGAGACACAACCTGATGGTGATGGAAGTTATGCAGTCAAGCTTTATGCCAAACAATGTAGTAAGCTTGAACTAGAGCTTCTGACAACACTATCTTGCAAAAGTAGTAAGTGGTGACACTGAGACTTGATGAATCTGACTTTATTGCTGGAAGACCACAATTGCTGAAGGAGACTCGTATCCAAGATGAAGCAACTTCAACTCTCTGCTTCGCAATCGTGTTTCTACAATACTTTCTTTAATTTGTACTACTTTTAAGGTTATCGGCTGTTTCCATGTTTACTTTGTTATCTTTTTCGGTGTTTATAATTTCATAAGATTGTAGTATTTGCAGTACCAACCGTTTAGTCTTATCtgataaattatcaaattagtgTAGAAGTGGATATCTAGAGTTTCAGTGAAACTGGTAAACATGCTAGTATGCACTATGCAAGGACCTTCAACTCTGCTTTATCAATTTCATATTGGAAAATTCTATGGTGTTGACAGTGAAAATCACAATGTGATGCTATCACTAGGTGCAGCACAATAAGGTGGTAATTAATAATGACGAGAATATGAGATTATAATTTGTATGAATAAATCAGCAAAatctttaataattaaaaaaaaaattgagtgtaCAGAGAAGGTGAAAGTTGAACACTAAAGCACCCCCAAATGAACGTGACCTAACTTCTTCTAACCTAGTAAGTCAGTAACCCCCACGTCCCACCCCCTAACGGAAACTAGCCCCTCTCTTCTCGGATCTCACAGTCTCGCTCTCTGCACCCCCAGCGCCGGCGAGACCGTTCCTCCCACCACCTCCCAGCGCCGCCGAATCTTTCCTCCCACTGCTCCCAGGACCTCCTCGCGGACAGAGAGAGCACCACGAAGCCCCAGCCACAGCCAGCGCCCAGCAGCCCAGCACCACCCTCGCACAGTCGCACCCAGCAGGCCGCACCACGCCACCACCCAGCAGCGTTTCTGGCCACCCACAACACAACACCTCCCACCCAGTCACCGATTCAAGTCAGAGATGGAGCCCGAGCCACCGAGTCAGGTATGTAATTTGACTGAAATTGCTGTTctgtttgtttttcattttcaattgCTGTTCTGTTGAATTACTGAAACTGCTTTGGTTTGTACTTTGtattgttggtattgttgaaTATCTGTTATCCGATAAAGTGATAATATCTAAAAACTTTATCTGAAACTGCTTctggtttattattattattagtttttctggaaaaataatataaaataaaaaattacttttgaaGTGATTTAGTATGATTTATCAAGTCTTGGAGGTTCTGGATCTTGACAGGAAGAGATTGAAATCAGTATGGTaagataaatttgaataatGAGAAAATGGAAGCAGATTTGAAGTATTAGATTACCTCCGTCATTGTATCTGCTATCTTTTAATAGGTTTTGGTATTGACATCATGAAGGTAACATATAAATGGAGAAGTCTTGGAACTTGGGCGGTTAAGGTTATATTTCAATTGTGTCATCTGATGGTCACTACTGTTTGATTTGTACAATATGTAACAGGTTTCTGTCTACCATGGTCTAGGTATAAAGGTGGACCAGCATCACCGAGGAAGTTGATCTCGCAGGGTGCTGCACAGAAGCAATATAGTGTTGAGGTTCACCCACTCATTTTGGAGTTGACTGGTGCCAGAGATAACAGTGTGTCAACTGTAAAATTAAGCAAAAAGGTACCAACTGATTTCATATGGGGTTGTCTTGTTGGTTTTGCGGTTATGTTGTACTAAGTACAGATGAGTATTGAATCCGTTAAAGTACGACACctattcaattttaaaagcatATGTAATACACATTGGCATTATTATGTCAatgatatttatcttttatccaaaaagaaaaaatactgtTGAGTATTTTTATGTGAGGAAGACATTGGAACACGGACATTACTTGATAGCCTATTGCATGTAAAGAACATGATTTGCTATTATATGTAAAGTTCTTCTACTCTTTCTTATTAGCATATTTTCCAAGGCCATCTACTTTGGTTCTAACTTGGCATAATGTGATAATTGAAATGTTAGACCAACGTAGTTCTGATTATTGCTTTTCTGTTTCTCTGATATAATTTAGGCGAACATAAGGGACCTATATGAACTGGTGTGCAAAATCAAAGGAGTAGAACAGAAAAAGgtgcttatttatttatttttatattttttcttatgtgGTTatgttttgctttctttttccctcATCTGTAATCAATAATGCTTTCCCcttttgtctttcttttcttttcctggTTAAAAATTATGTTAGGCCTGTATTTGGGATTACTTCAATTTAAACAAACATTCAGTGCTAGCTGTTTCAGACCAGACAAGTATGgtagtattttttttgaattgattgaaaaaaccgAATAAATCGAACCAAATCAAAtcgattttaattggtttggtttggtttagtTTGGATGATTTCGCTAaaaaaatcgaaccaaaccgaaccgtaGTTTAATTAGATGATCGGATTGGATGACCTTTCTctcaaaaaccgaaccaaaccgcaccgcgaacACCTCTATTTCCAACTACATGGTAGACCTTGACTTGTTTGTTCTGGGTGAGTTATTTACTCCAATCGTTCTGATTCCTCTTTGTTTTTTCCTTGCCCTTCGTTTTCCCAATTTGCTTTGTTTGCCGGTTGATTATTACTCACGCTTCCTTGTCTCTgtctttattattgtttttggttttaatttttatgcccTCAaactgtttgatgaaatgtcacATTTATGCTTCCAAATAACGATGGTCTGGTCTGGTGAGTGATAGAATGCACTCATGTTTTCCCTTCCTTTTGATGCCTTGCGTATATCTAGCTCAGTGATGTTGATTGTTCttctaaaattaactaattttagttatttatttatttttaaaaagaaaaaagttgtaAGAACATTGTAGTTTGGTATGCTTGAGACCTATGTATATGTAGCACCAAATTGTGTAGTAGAGTAATAGAAATTGCTAATTTTTGTTAACATCAGGAGAAGCATTATTAAGAACTTTAAAAAGAGGTGGTAATGCGTTAGAGCAGTTAGTTTGTTCCGATGGGGTGGAGATCACGTTCCTACACTGGCCTCTTTCTGTCAGTAGTAAGGATTGCGAAGTCACATTCGGTGCCGGTCTCTCAAAAGTGGGTTTTATTCTGACTTTTTTGATGGATAATTGTTTATACATTTGTGTTTCAGTGAAATATTGGTCAAGTGTCACATATGTGTTGCTCTTTTGGTCTTTCCAGGTCCAAAGTATTTTATTATTCAGCTCCAGGTGTTTTAAAAGGTTGTTTTAGTAATGGTTATGTGATGAATTTTCAATGTTAGATTCACAATCTCCCACTGATAAAATTCTTAATTCCTGTTCACTTCGACTGGATGGCAGTAGTTAATTACTATATGTAGCAATTTGTATATTCatgattaaatttttgaaagaatgtAGAAGTTCTggcttagaatttttaaatttgtatttggAGGATCACTAACTGAAtgcttctttattttcttcagtTTTAGAATTTTGTGATTAAGAACATATCTCATTGATTTCCATGGAAGATTTGCATTGTTTTGCTATATATTGTGCATCTTTTAAGGTTTTTTCTTTTGGTAGAAAGTCGATAAATTGTGGACTAAATTCAGGTCTTGTGCAAACATAACGAATAAAAAGGGACTGCCCTAAAACattgattttcttttctttacttcACTGAAATTGGTTAGAAGACTCAATTTGATCTCGAACTTGTTTGTATGACCTACTAAGTCACTAGCAAATATTGAAGAGCTTCTTAATTCTTGCCTATAAGTTATTATTGAAAGTTCCAATAATAGCTTATAGTAACTATGTAAGAGTGACAGAGAGATAATAGATAATATTGTATGCATTTATACACTATTTTCTTTGGCAACGTGTCTACCATATTTAATGATAGAAATCCCAAATAATTTGTAAGCAGGGTTAAACTTGATCCCTTACATAGGAATTTGTTTTCCTCCTCAGACCATGAATATTATCATGTCCCTAAATAAAGGAATATATATATTCCTTTTGTGTTATGgaaaacaaagacaaaaaattCCTCAAGAGGGGTCCTCCTTGGACCTTGATACTGGTTCTGGTTGTACTATGATTAGATGAGATTTTATGAAAGATGAAATGAGTTCCTTTTTTCTATCcatgattatttatttatttattattcttttttgttGTGTTACATTGATAAATCTATTCACTACTTTGTTCTGCTTAACTAATGATCTGTATTTCCAGCAACTAGAACATATGCTCGAGGTGGACGCAAAGGTTATGATCTCTTTAGCAGCAGAAAACCAGGGAGTGCAGATTTCAGGAAAGCCTGGGCGAAGGAGATGGATGAAGATAACACTCTATGGACAGGAAGCGAAGATGAAACTGATGAAGAAAAGGACTCAAAGAGTCATCCTGATAAAGAGATTAGGAAGGCAAGACAGCAAGCTAAAGAACATGCAGATCTGATCGATGCCGATGACAGTGATGAGTTAAGAAGTGTTTGGTCTGACACCGATGAAGAGAAGACGCTGTGGACTGGTGATGAAATGGACAGTGATGATGACATTCCTACAGAAGCTTATCCAAATGAAAAAAGTGATAAGTACATAGAtaaattgtttgagtttgatgaAATGCCGAAATATAGAACCATCTCAGAGATGTTGAAAGCCGAACAAGAACCGGAAGAGTTGTCACCAGGAAAGCAAGCTCGGAAGATTGCTGTTGAGAATGCTCTCAAGAAACTAAAGAAAGGTCCAGATGGGAGGTACACCAATGTATGGGAAGTAATGAGTGACTTGGACATTCTTATTGGAGCATTTGAGAATGTTGTTTCAGGTCCAGAGTATGCAGAGCTTCGACAAGGAGGGCCTAAACAATTGAATATGCAATTTTTCAAGGACATACGAGCACGTATGAGAGATCCAAATTACAAATTCTCACCTGAGTTGAAATTGAGACCAAAGAGTAAACTGGTTCCaagaaaaaatggcaaaaagcACAGGCTAGAAGGAGAAAAGCACAAAAGAGGTAAAAGCCAATGGGCTTACATTGTAGTTTACCTTTGTACTACTTATGCTACTTCTTTAAGGTAGTGTTTGTTTCCAGAGACTGGGATTGGGACttagtattgtgtttggtgGCCAAAGACTGGAACTAAAATTTCAGTCCCGGAACACAAAATTCCCTTTAGTACGAGAAAATAGGAACACAGGGGACTGAAATTTTTGGGAATGGAGATAGAAACTTTGATAACATTTCCTTTCAAAAATACCCTCATTTAACTTTTCAAATTCCAAATCTACCTTTTAATCTCCGTATTTATGTTAAACTACATATAATATGGAGACATAACTCAGTTCAATACATTTTATATCAAACACAATACAAAGACTTAATTTAGTCTCTGTTTTCGAGTCTCAATCTCCCTTCCAAACGTAGCCTAATAGATTagaatacaacaacaacaaatgcTTGTCCCATTAGGGTTGTTTCTGAGTTGGGTTTTACGggaaaaagggaaggaaaggAAAGGCTTGTAGtgttaaactttaaattttttacattaCATTTCCCTTCTTTTCCTACTCTTCCCATCCCTCCAAAATGCCAGCTCGCAAACAACCCTCTTAGGCAGGGTCGGCTGCATAGTTTAGTCAATTTATAGTTAAACCTTTTTAATATTGGATGAGAATGATGTATACCAATGGATTAGATATTTCACTATTTAATCCATGCATGAATATTCTTAGTATACATATATACAGTGATGGAGAATTCTAGTAGTCATATTTAGTATGTATTATGTGTTTATTTGATTAATCTTGAAGTCATGTCTCTCTTAGTTTTTAGCTCTTTGGAGTATATAATTTTATGGTTTCCAATgctattgaaattgaaattctaACCTATAGTAGCATCAGTATGTAGTCAAAACTGAAACAAATGTTAGTAAAGTGCCTAGTCTAGACTATAACAAATGTCTAGGATAATAATTGATGTATTCTACTAGACTAAATACATTAGGTGCGTTTGGTAATTGTTGAACACAAATAATTTGGAGTGAagtaaaatttcaataaaaacaaATCAATTAGTGAGTTGGTATTTACTTAAAATCCCATAAACTTGCCGGCTTCCATGGCGAAGGCGCACTTGAGGGGGTTCAGCCTCATACCGTGTTGACGAAGGGACGCAAATACACTTGCCAGGTTGTTTAAAAGGTCGTCAGGTCGTGTTGTTTTTGCCAGGATGTCGTCCACGTAAACTTCAACTGTTTTCCCTATGAGGTCGTGGAATATcctgttcatcagcctttgatatGTCGCCCCCGCATTTTTCAAGCCGAATGGCATTACCTTATAGCAGAAAGTTCCTCCTGGCGTTATGAACGCCGTTTTGTCTTCGTCTGGtcggtgcatcggtatctgattgtaaccggagtatgcgtccatgaaacTCAGATACCGGTATCCCGCCGCGGCGTCGACGAGTGCATCTATGTTGGGGAGGGGGAAGCAATCTTTGGGGCATGCTTTGTTAAGGTCAGAGTAGTCCACGCACATTCTCCACCTGCCATTGTGTTTTTTCACCAATACCACATTTGAGAGCCACGTCGAGTAGTCCACTTCCCGTATGAAGCCTGCTTCTAGGAGGCCGGCCGTTTGCTTGGCTACCTCCTCCGCTCTTTCCGCCGACATCTTTCTCCTCCGTTGAGCCACTGGGCGTGCTTCCGGCTTGACGGCTAGGTGATGTGAGATGATTTGTggatctatgcccggcatgtcggctGGTGTCCAGGCGAACAAGTCCCTGTTGGCCCTTATCATTTCAANNNNNNNNNNNNNNNNNNNNNNNNNNNNNNNNNNNNNNNNNNNNNNNNNNNNNNNNNNNNNNNNNNNNNNNNNNNNNNNNNNNNNNNNNNNNNNNNNNNNNNNNNNNNNNNNNNNNNNNNNNNNNNNNNNNNNNNNNNNNNNNNNNNNNNNNNNNNNNNNNNNNNNNNNNNNNNNNNNNNNNNNNNNNNNNNNNNNNNNNNNNNNNNNNNNNNNNNNNNNNNNNNNNNNNNNNNNNNNNNNNNNNNNNNNNNNNNNNNNNNNNNNNNNNNNNNNNNNNNNNNNNNNNNNNNNNNNNNNNNNNNNNNNNNNNNNNNNNNNNNNNNNNNNNNNNNNNNNNNNNNNNNNNNNNNNNNNNNNNNNNNNNNNNNNNNNNNNNNNNNNNNNNNNNNNNNNNNNNNNNNNNNNNNNNNNNNNNNNNNNNNNNNNNNNNNNNNNNNNNNNNNNNNNNNNNNNNNNNNNNNNNNNNNNNNNNNNNNNNNNNNNNNNNNNNNNNNNNNNNNNNNNNNNNNNNNNNNNNNNNNNNNNNNNNNNNNNNNNNNNNNNNNNNNNNNNNNNNNNNNNNNNNNNNNNNNNNNNNNNNNNNNNNNNNNNNNNNNNNNNNNNNNNNNNNNNNNNNNNNNNNNNNNNNNNNNNNNNNNNNNNNNNNNNNNNNNNNNNNNNNNNNNNNNNNNNNNNNNNNNNNNNNNNNNNNNNNNNNNNNNNNNNNNNNNNNNNNNNNNNNNNNNNNNNNNNNNNNNNNNNNNNNNNNNNNNNNNNNNNNNNNNNNNNNNNNNNNNNNNNNNNNNNNNNNNNNNNNNNNNNNNNNNNNNNNNNNNNNNNNNNNNNNNNNNNNNNNNNNNNNNNNNNNNNNNNNNNNNNNNNNNNNNNNNNNNNNNNNNNNNNNNNNNNNNNNNNNNNNNNNNNNNNNNNNNNNNNNNNNNNNNNNNNNNNNNNNNNNNNNNNNNNNNNNNNNNNNNNNNNNNNNNNNNNNNNNNNNNNNNNNNNNNNNNNNNNNNNNNNNNNNNNNNNNNNNNNNNNNNNNNNNNNNNNNNNNNNNNNNNNNNNNNNNNNNNNNNNNNNNNNNNNNNNNNNNNNNNNNNNNNNNNNNNNNNNNNNNNNNNNNNNNNNNNNNNNNNNNNNNNNNNNNNNNNNNNNNNNNNNNNNNNNNNNNNNNNNNNNNNNNNNNNNNNNNNNNNNNNNNNNNNNNNNNNNNNNNNNNNNNNNNNNNNNNNNNNNNNNNNNNNNNNNNNNNNNNNNNNNNNNNNNNNNNNNNNNNNNNNNNNNNNNNNNNNNNNNNNNNNNNNNNNNNNNNNNNNNNNNNNNNNNNNNNNNNNNNNNNNNNNNNNNNNNNNNNNNNNNNNNNNNNNNNNNNNNNNNNNNNNNNNNNNNNNNNNNNNNNNNNNNNNNNNNNNNNNNNNNNNNNNNNNNNNNNNNNNNNNNNNNNNNNNNNNNNNNNNNNNNNNNNNNNNNNNNNNNNNNNNNNNNNNNNNNNNNNNNNNNNNNNNNNNNNNNNNNNNNNNNNNNNNNNNNNNNNNNNNNNNNNNNNNNNNNNNNNNNNNNNNNNNNNNNNNNNNNNNNNNNNNNNNNNNNNNNNNNNNNNNNNNNNNNNNNNNNNNNNNNNNNNNNNNNNNNNNNNNNNNNNNNNNNNNNNNNNNNNNNNNNNNNNNNNNNNNNNNNNNNNNNNNNNNNNNNNNNNNNNNNNNNNNNNNNNNNNNNNNNNNNNNNNNNNNNNNNNNNNNNNNNNNNNNNNNNNNNNNNNNNNNNNNNNNNNNNNNNNNNNNNNNNNNNNNNNNNNNNNNNNNNNNNNNNNNNNNNNNNNNNNNNNNNNNNNNNNNNNN
The Arachis duranensis cultivar V14167 chromosome 5, aradu.V14167.gnm2.J7QH, whole genome shotgun sequence genome window above contains:
- the LOC107488581 gene encoding 2-hydroxyisoflavanone dehydratase-like — translated: MAAMTSISVAKADDEEVTIHIPNLVKVFKDGSIERLQSSPLVPPSTLGSVSSKDIVISSNPSISARLYLPTKLIHHHDTHKVPILVYFHGGAFFFESAFNERHHNYFNLFLSKAEADILVVSVDYRLAPEIPLPAAYHDCWQALKWVASTDSDPWILNHGDFQRVFLGGDSAGANLVHNVALRAGAEALPNGVKVLGAFLSQPYFLSTKPIGSEAVEGHEESPPYVVWGLVYPNAPGGLDNPLINPLAPEAPSLATLGCSKIIVCVAEKDSLRDRGVWYYQAVKNSGWHGHLELYEAEHEDHVFNIHTPESENALKLMKRLAHFILH